The Tetrapisispora phaffii CBS 4417 chromosome 5, complete genome genome segment GCACCAGTACAACCTAAGGGATGTCCCAATGCAATCGCTCCTCCTTTTGGATTTActttttctcttttgaTGCCTAGTTTATTAATACAGTAAAGTGCTTGTGCAGCAAAGGCCTCGTTTATTTCAAAGAcatcaatattatcaattgtcAATCCGACATCTTTTAAGACTCTTGGGATAGCGTAAGCTGGTCCTACGCCCATGACTTCCGGTGGAACACCAACTGCTTGAAACGCTAGGTAACGTCCAATAACTGGGAAACCAAATTTTTCCGCTACACTTCTACGAGTCAACAAGACGCCTGCAACACCATCTGAAACTTGAGATGCATTACCTGCTGTAGTGCTACCTTTATCTTTAATGAACGCTGGCTTTAAATTACCTAAAGAGTCTGCTGTGACACCTTCCCTTGGACCTTCATCTATAGTGACAATTTTTCCATCGGGAGTTTTAATTGgcaatatttcatttttaaataaaccatttttaattgcatTTGATGCCTTCTTATAAGAATTTGCTGCAAATTCATCTTGTTCTTTTCTTGAAATACCAAATTGTTGAGCTATATTTTCGTTTGTAATACCCATTGGAATCAAACATTTTCTTgcttctttatttattttcatctcTTCTGATATTCTACCTAATGGATTTACTGAAGCGTAGTTTTTTGTCATTGATTCAACACCCAATGCTAAGCCAATTTCAATTTGGCctgttttaattttatttgcaaTATCGTTCACCGCAGTTAAACCAGAAGAACATTGCCTATTTAAAGCCATGAAAGCAGTAGTGTAGGGTATACCTGCCGCCAAACAAGCACTTCTATGTTCAGTTGCACCTGCACCATAATTCAAAACATTACCGCAAACGATTTCTTCAATTAGTCGCGGATTGCTCTTCAAATTATCAGGCAACGTCTTCAagaattcaattaaaaattgttgtaataaataatcTGTATTTAAATCTTTGAAAGACCCTTTAAAGCCTTTTGCGATTGCCGATCTTTTTGCTTGAATAATTACAACATCATCTGGGTTCTTTTTAGTTGGACATACAAACCCAACCGAATTTGAAATACTTGCCTGTAGATGGTTACTGACTGACTGTAATCTCTCTGacatattattttatattgcGTTGATTATTGTATTGTATTATATTGTACTGTATTATATTGCACTTTAATAGTTTTTCCTATACTATTCTAGTTATTAATCGTAAGAcagtaaaaaaaataacgaaaacatataataaatatacaaaaactacaaaaactatatatatttaaataaatatcttgCAATATAAAAGATTAAAACAACAAAGAGTATTTATACATTTAGAAAATGTGGGGTATTATAGTTTATACATATAAACCCAGTCATTAATTATTCTAAAACCAGGTGAAAGAGTACAGTCACTTGATATGATActaaaagaataaataatcaaaatgaTATCATTGACATACTTAAATCAATAGTTTTTGTGACACAATAGGGGAGGTATTATACAATACACGCTACATGGATATAGGGATACATTGAATAAAGTAATGAATGATGttatgttttaaatttaccCCACCAATATTCCGCAAGAATTACACTCACATCATCGTTTTATTTATGATTCGTGACATGACTTAAGAGGTTTGTGGAACGGGGCGGCTTTTATAGTAGTTAACAGAAATAAAAGCCGGTCCCATTCATACGAAACCAGTCCGTGTACCCTTAAAAAGCACAAACACAACACAAAAGAACTTTCTTTTTACCCCACACTGCCACTAAGATAGCCTATATGCACGCTTTTGATACACTATATCTATATCTATATGTATAGATATAGATATAGTGTACGTTACAACGTTCTGACTGTAACCGGTATCACCACAACCAAACGCCGTCACTGATGATGGTAACGAGAAGTAAGTAAAATCAGAATGTGCACATATAGAGATACATAGGTGTTTGTGTGTATGGACTTGTCACCAAACAAATATCAATCTCTCCGTTTGGATTATTCATTACTCTAATCCCCCTTCCCCCCTAAATCTCCACTTTCTGATCTGCCGCTATTAAAAAAGTTAAGTTCTGGCTGTAAAAACAGAATTGTATAAATAGAGACTTCAttatacatatttataCTTATCTTTGTATCTTTTTGTATCTTTTAgagatatatattcttaCCTGTAAGATTCTTGTCAATTTGAATATGTTATTTTGGAACATTTAAAGTTATCGGTACCTTCTATACATCGATCTCTTCTACCgccatattttttattttttacttttttgAAGCAAGCAGCCTCGCGTTTCATTATTCGTTTTTAGTTTCGTTCTGTGTTTGTTTCAAATCGTGCACAATGTAGATCATGTGGAGGAAAGAGAACATCTtaataaatgaagaaaagTTAAAGATTAAGTAAATTATTCGATGATATCTCATTTTCTGATGATCTCATTGTTGAATACGTGATTTCTGAAACGTAATCGAACAGTAATATATCAGAAAATACCttaacaaaaaatataatatcttataataataaacaaacaaatatatatagaaaagAGTGGATAACCGTTCTCTAATGATCTTAAAATAACTGTTTCATATAACTGAATCAAGATCATAGgaaaatgaataatcaaTATGATCATATAACAATCAATGATTctgattcttcttctaatatAGACTCAGAGTTTGAAATAGACAACGCAATGGATAATGAATTTAGTGGAATGACTATAATTGAACATAATAAGCAGGACAATATGATAGACTATAAAGATAACACTAACGAACTGATAGAGAAAGGTTTATCTTTAGTAGGTTCTGCTTTAAGTGAGCTTCCGccaaatgaatatttagaAGCTAATAATGGCGAAGATTCATTCATACATGTagaaaacaacaacaacgaTAACAACAATTGCAATAAGAAAATTCCGATAGAGTTAGACAATTTAGAATTTAACCCCCATGTGGTACCGGAGAATGATGATATAGTAAATGAGTTATTtacttcattattaaaggATAGATCGAATTTTTGGAGATCCTCATTGGTGTCCaatgatatttcaaaaagaagaaaatggGCATTgatttgtaaaataaaaaatgaagaaaaggAAGATAACTTACAACAGAAAGCAGACAAACTTCAATTAACCTCAGCATTAACTGACTTTGCAGATATATCAGTGACCTCAACAGAAGGTGATACATCCAGAGAATTAGTAAAACCTAATTTACTGAATGGCAAACAACAAAATGTGCATAATATAATGCTACAGTTaagaaatttaataaataacaactcagaaatatcaaagactatatacattttagaaaaaaaacTCAGACAAACAAATTTTTTGCTCACTTTCATTAATGAggtaaatataaacatcCTTGCAGAAATCGACTACAAGATCACATCAAATCTACAGAATGCATACTTAAATTGTTTCAAGAGTATACTAAACCATGAGAACGGAAGATACTAcatattaaaatcaaaaaaaattgttcaatattttgtaCAATTACTATCGGATAAACAATCTACTATAAGAATAAAACTATTAGCCACGGAATTATTGCTACTTCTTACATATGTTGACACACAATTAGGATACGAAACAGTGCTGGAATCACTGGAACCTAATTTTTCATCGTGGTTAGATAACATGAAGTCATACCTATTAGATAAAGATACAATTGTAAATGAGCAGAAGATAAACCATGCatatatttactttttaAATGCAACTACTCTTTTAGGAGAGTATTCAACGGTTTCCCTGTTCTTACTTAATTCTATAATGGAAGTACTGCCTAATATTGAAAGGAAATATAAGATAATAAACGGCTTAAAAGAATTTGGGATacatcaaattttttatcttatGAAGATTTTATGTACTGATGAAGAACAAGAAATAGAAAtcatttcaaattcaaatacatTCTCCAAAACTGTTCTGTCAGAACAAATCAACctatattcaaaaattgagCAAGATGTAATTATGTCGATTTCTCATCATAAACCAATGTTTGttgatatttcatttgGAAATGAACTACAACTTTTGGTAAGCCAAGTACAAAAAACTCCCTTAGAAAAACCCATAGGTGATTTATTAACGacattgataaaattgattacATCTAGAACGCAATCTGAATCCCTAAAAGTAATGAAAACCTTTGAATCAATGCTAGCATATCTGATCAATagtttattttcaaattcaaatattcatatGTTAGATAGAGATGACGATTTTGATATATCACCTGAATTAGTTGTACAATCATCGattaatgatttaatgGATAGATTACATAGTGACGAAATAGCGAAAAGGGCAATGGATGAAATGACGGGCTTAGAAcacaatttaataaagcTCAAATCAGAACTTGAGAGTTTAAAGGAGGAAAGACATGCTGATACGGGTGAACTCATTAAAGAATTACAAGAGActaatttacaaaatgaGAAACTACATTTAGAATTGAAAGGCATGCAGAAAATGCTACAACTATCTGAAGAGAAACGAAAAGAAGACAAAAATACAATAGAAAAATATGCCACTCATGATAGATATAGAAGTTTGAACAACAGTAACGGCAGTTTGAATTATTCTAGCACTAAGTTTAAAATGATTAGAAACATCAgtaattcaaaattgaaaacttcTAATATAGGAAACGGTGATTTCGTAAGAAAGTCGGtgaataattcattatacAAAAGTAAGAGAATCTCCTCTTTGTCTTCATATTTGAAGCAAGATAAAGGTAATGATCTGGCTTTTCTTGGGAGCAACAATGATGCTCGTCATGACCAAAGTTTGAGCAAAAGCAATAATGGTAACTTCAAACAAGATATGGAATTTTCACAAACATCCCAAGAGTCACATTTAAATCGAGTTTCATTAGacaagaatatttttaacaatttgaaaatgagaAGTACTGATTCCTTTTTTATAAGTTCTAAtcacaataatattaacgAAATCTCACAGTTAGatcaaaaagaatatttagACGTTTCAGATTTACATTCGCAAGCTGTATACAACCCCTCTCAAGGGGCGCTGCTAAAAAACAGTTTTAAGTTAACTAATGACTCTGTCAACTCCTTTATTTCCATTGAATCTTCTGATATATCTGAAAATGAAGGATTCCACCCCATGAGAGATAGTAAAAATAGTCTGCTTCAAGTAAATCACAAACATAAAAATCTTAATAATTACATTCCTATCGATGGCAGGCCCAACGATGCATCATTTAGAACCACTACGAATCATTCACAATCtcatcaaatttatttaccAAAATTCCCAGTTGGCTATGAAGTTAATGAGGAAAACGTTAATGCCTTTACTCAAATACCTTCTGCCGATCAcgttttcaaaaattcagTTGCAATCACAACCGCAACTACAACTGGACATGGGTTTCACTATATGGCAGATACTAATATGGAAGATAGCGTTGTCCAACGATATGTTTCACTTCAGCAAAGTAACCCAAGTGTATCACAGACACAACCCTTAATGGTACAACAGCCACCATCGCCGCCGCCGCTTCCAAGTTCTCTCGAAATCTTGAAGAATAATGTACAAAATCTTCAGGAAAACAGTTCAGATAagattgaaatttcaaaatacaATTCGATAGCTTCTCTTACTTCTTCTCCTCCCCCTCCCCCTCCGCTTCCTCCGTCTCTAACAATTATAACTGAACCAACCTCAACTCTAAAGTCTGAATCTTTAGAAGCAAAGACGTCTCCACTTCCGCCTCCGCCTCCACCACTTCCAccttctttaaaatttgattcaGAAGAACCAAAGATATTACCGTTAGCACCTCCACCTCCTCCTCCTCCACCACCACTACTGAAGAATCTAAGTCAAGATATGAATATGGAAAAAGGAGAATCGAAAAATACTGCTGAGAATATCAAGCCTGAGGATGACAATATACCAGCCGTGCCACCATTCTTGactcatttaaatattcaaaaagaagataaaaaacTAAAACAGATACACTGGATCAGAGTAAATGAAGTGGCTGAGACTATTTGGAAAGATAACGATAGAGATCGTGGCATTTTTATGGAATTAGAATGTGTCGGTGTCTTTGATAGAGTTAAAAGTTCATTTAAGCTAAAGGATGTCATTAAGAAAAAGAACACCGATGAGGCAAAGACAAAGGATAAACAGCAACTGaaatcttttctttctcGAGATTTGGCTCAACAGTTTGGAATAAATCTTCATTTATTTGCTTCTTGTGAAGTTAGTGAACTGTTAGAAAAAGTTTTAAGATgtgataatgatattaataagAATATCACCATTTtagaattttttaacaaagAAGAGTTTACACATATATCTGGAAGTGTTGCACGTAATTATGCTCCTTACGGTGTAGATTACCAAACCAACAATGAAGCAACCAAAGATGCATCAGAATTAGAAAGAGCAGATAGAATTTTCcttgaattattttacaatttacGAGCATATTGGGCAGAAAGATCTCAATGTTTATTACTCTTGCATACCTACGAAAAagattattttgatttaatgTTTAAATTGCAAAGGATTGATGATGCggttcaaaaattgatgaattcaactagattcaaaaaatttttgtACATAGTTTTAGAAATTGGTAACTTCATGAACAAAAAACCAGCAGAAGGGATTTTGATCAGCTCTTTAACTAAACTAGTTTTCATCAAGTCAtctgaaaataataacttatCTTTTCTACATTTTATTGAGAAAACCATTCGAACACAATTTCCAGAAGTGTATGGGTTTATTGACGATTTATCAAAAGTGGCAGAGTTAGGAAATGTTTCCCTTGACCACATTACAATGGAATGTAAAGAATTTTGCACTCATGTGAATACAACAGTGTATGCAGTCACAAAAGGAAAGTTGTCACACCCGGAAGACTTGCACCCTAGAGATCAAATACTAAAGAaagttaaatataaaattagcAAAGCAAAAACCAAGAGTAACTTTCTGAGGGACCAACAAATTCTGACAAACCATTCAATTGtaaaagttttaaaatattatggTGAAGACCCAAATGATAGAGATTCTAAAGACGactttttcaaaaatattgcTGAATTTGCAACtctattcaaaaaatgtgCAAAAgagaatatttataatgaaGAAGCTGAAAGATTATACgaacaaagaaaatatatgcTAGATAATAAACTGCAAAAGAATAACTCGAGCGGTGATGATTCTGATCTAGAGAAGAATACAGAGAATGATGACGCTGTAgacaaattattattgaaacttCGTGGTGTTGAAAACAAACCAGAGCCTTTAAGGAGACGGAGAAGTACTAAACTTCTCAGTAATGTAATTGAAGAGAATTTGGAAGATACCATTGAAATCagtttagaaaataataaggaagaaaaattattgaagagAACACACGCATTAATCAACGACACACAAAAATTTAACCAAGGTtctttgtaaataattcaagagtattgttattaaaatatgaagaTAGACTAATATTCAGTGATGCTTTATGTGAGTTcacaaattttatttatatatctgcATTTTAGAGTGGATGATTaatttaatcaaatttCTCAGAACATtctataattatattaatatgaATTAAAAGTTTTGGAATTAAAGGCTAtttacaataaaatattatataattttagGATTATCAACtctattttgataattataTTCCAAGAAAGTGAGCAAATCAAAGTAATACTCAAATTATAGGCAAAGATATTTCAATACTCTTTTTAAATTGAAGCTCCTTCTATTTCTGATAAAATGTCAAGTTTTTGACCATTGACAGTTAAAGTCCATTCATGGattaaaaattcttcatcaCGGTTATTTCTATCAGCAACTAGTCTTACAGTACCGACTACGTTATTGCTACCCTTTATATGAAATTTAATGTTAACTTTCCCCTGCACTTGATTTAATTTGCCAGAAACCCAAGGAATCAAACcatcaaattcaatattgtCACCTAAAATTTCCCTGGTTTTAGCAGATCTACGTAAATAGTATATAGTATTAACGACAATTGGCGATTCTGTCTTCTcataattgaaaagaagGCCTAAAGCACTACTTACTGATAAAACAAAAGCAACAAACCCTAATCTTTGTCTGAACTGATGTTCTGTTGGGTCAGGTAATTCGTCGTTTATAGTAATTGGTTTTCTGATTTTTTCAGTCTCTACTGTGCTTATTGTAGATCTTAACTTAGTTGCCTGAAACACTATCGAGCGCTTGGAACTAAGGCATAATAGATTTCTGGTAATTGCTTTATTagttatttttaacattctacttgaatatttgtttttagCCGTATGGACTGAAATGTCAATGGTTACAATAACTTATATAACAATTAATAGTCTTACTAAGTTACTTGAAATAACACTCACCTATTGAGTAATATTCCAATTAAAAGTAAAGACAGTTTTTACAATAAAAGTATTTTGTGAATGTATATTACTGAATGTCTAAgatttttattgttatacGAATGATTTCTACttatgaaaatgaaaccggaaaaaaaataaatataaaataaaataaaaaacaacCAACAGAGAATTGAATCATGTTATTccaataaaacaataaactgataagtttatttataataaaaatatgcCTTTATTGtgataattatattgataGAAGTAGATACTATAGATAATTATATAAGGTTTCTTACGTTGTTCAGGAAAGCGAATAAGATTAGATACCCTTTAAAATGACTTTTGTATGTATTATCCCCACAAACAATTAACGTTGGTATTATTACTTCATTCAATCGATAAAATATCGTTTCTTTATTACTAACTGAAAAGTTTCATAATTATAGATTGGTAAAGCAATTCACGTTTCAATCGATTTGACACTTCTGTCAGTTTGCTTAGCAGgaatcaaaagaaatacaGGACTACAATTCCGAGTTGATAAAGTAGAAGACACTAATGTACAAAGGtacataaataaatatttgaactTTGGTGAATCCATTTATGATTATTCAGTTGCAACATGTGGTTCGTCGTCATATTTTTcaagaaaatgaatattcaGCATTAAAAGAGCATATCTACATAATATATTCCAATTAGAGAAACAGGTATAATTATAAACTAGTCGAGGCatccattttttttgacagtaatataatttatattgaaCCGTCCATTTATGATAGAAAAAATGCTATTTCTTAAAAACTTTATGAAAAACTACTATATCTTTTTACATACAGGAGAAGATAATGAAACCAATCTCAGCAAttgaatatgaataaaataaaagaattaagGTATGTCTTTCTAATCTGTTCCGTAATTTGAGAAGTCTGTTACATGTAAAcgatatttaaaatattttattaaataaacagAATTGTAATTAACCATGTTTAGtatattacaattacaGACTATCAAAAGtacataaataaaataaatcgTTAATAGCTTTTTAAACATTGATATTCATAAGAGTATTGTTGCAGCAGCCTTTGGAGGTTTAGGAATCATTAAAAGATATGTTATTCATTggaattttaattgaatattaatttgaatttaaaattagatcatgataaaaatttaaattcaattagACACCGaatgttttaatatattcaatagaATAGTCGGTTTCTTgctttcttctttcttcatcccaattcaattcatcaCCCATAATCTTCACAGTACCTTCGACCGATTTCAAAGCTTGTTTGGCATCTAGGAAAGCAAATCTTGACCTTCTCATTAAGAAATCCAAAGTTGTTCTGGCGTATTCGTGATGGACACAGTATTTAACTTCAGCAATACTGTATGGATATCTGAaagaatcaaaatcaaCAGTACCGTaaactttattttcttcctTACCAGCTAAATAGATTGGTAATCTATTGTGATCATCAGCTACAAACATGTCACAAATCAATGGCGATCTAGTACCGTAGTTATTTGCTAAATGTTCAGATAATTTTGAAGGTAGATGGTACTTTTGAGCCAGTAAAGCCGCTAAGTTTGGATCATAATTTTCACCACCAGCCAATTTCAACTTTCTTGTAGAACAAGGCttaacattaaatttaCCATTTTTAACAACGGTATCGATAGTTTCTTCGGCCATTTCTCTGTATGTGGTCCATTTACCACCTGCAATAGTGACTAAACCATGATCGGAAGTAAAGATAAAATGAGATCTAACTAATTCTTGGGTGGCACCTTCCTTTGGAGTCTTTCTTGGATCTTGGACCAAAGGTCTAATACCGGCCCAAGCGGATAGAACGTCTTCTCTCTTGACAGggaatttaatataatgcTGTAATTCTTTTAAGATATCTTGAATATCAGCTTCAGTAGCAGTTGGATTTTCAGGGACAGTTTTCATTGGAATATCAGTAGTACCCGCTAACACTTTACCTTGCCATGGTAAGAAGAACATAACTCTACCATCTGAAGTATTTGCGTCAAGCAGACCCATTTCTCTTGGACAATAGAATGAAGGCAATATAATATGG includes the following:
- the POT1 gene encoding acetyl-CoA C-acyltransferase (similar to Saccharomyces cerevisiae POT1 (YIL160C); ancestral locus Anc_5.718), giving the protein MSERLQSVSNHLQASISNSVGFVCPTKKNPDDVVIIQAKRSAIAKGFKGSFKDLNTDYLLQQFLIEFLKTLPDNLKSNPRLIEEIVCGNVLNYGAGATEHRSACLAAGIPYTTAFMALNRQCSSGLTAVNDIANKIKTGQIEIGLALGVESMTKNYASVNPLGRISEEMKINKEARKCLIPMGITNENIAQQFGISRKEQDEFAANSYKKASNAIKNGLFKNEILPIKTPDGKIVTIDEGPREGVTADSLGNLKPAFIKDKGSTTAGNASQVSDGVAGVLLTRRSVAEKFGFPVIGRYLAFQAVGVPPEVMGVGPAYAIPRVLKDVGLTIDNIDVFEINEAFAAQALYCINKLGIKREKVNPKGGAIALGHPLGCTGARQVATIMNELKTNQIGVVSMCIGTGMGAAAVFIKE
- the BNR1 gene encoding formin BNR1 (similar to Saccharomyces cerevisiae BNR1 (YIL159W); ancestral locus Anc_5.717); protein product: MNNQYDHITINDSDSSSNIDSEFEIDNAMDNEFSGMTIIEHNKQDNMIDYKDNTNELIEKGLSLVGSALSELPPNEYLEANNGEDSFIHVENNNNDNNNCNKKIPIELDNLEFNPHVVPENDDIVNELFTSLLKDRSNFWRSSLVSNDISKRRKWALICKIKNEEKEDNLQQKADKLQLTSALTDFADISVTSTEGDTSRELVKPNLLNGKQQNVHNIMLQLRNLINNNSEISKTIYILEKKLRQTNFLLTFINEVNINILAEIDYKITSNLQNAYLNCFKSILNHENGRYYILKSKKIVQYFVQLLSDKQSTIRIKLLATELLLLLTYVDTQLGYETVLESLEPNFSSWLDNMKSYLLDKDTIVNEQKINHAYIYFLNATTLLGEYSTVSLFLLNSIMEVLPNIERKYKIINGLKEFGIHQIFYLMKILCTDEEQEIEIISNSNTFSKTVLSEQINLYSKIEQDVIMSISHHKPMFVDISFGNELQLLVSQVQKTPLEKPIGDLLTTLIKLITSRTQSESLKVMKTFESMLAYLINSLFSNSNIHMLDRDDDFDISPELVVQSSINDLMDRLHSDEIAKRAMDEMTGLEHNLIKLKSELESLKEERHADTGELIKELQETNLQNEKLHLELKGMQKMLQLSEEKRKEDKNTIEKYATHDRYRSLNNSNGSLNYSSTKFKMIRNISNSKLKTSNIGNGDFVRKSVNNSLYKSKRISSLSSYLKQDKGNDLAFLGSNNDARHDQSLSKSNNGNFKQDMEFSQTSQESHLNRVSLDKNIFNNLKMRSTDSFFISSNHNNINEISQLDQKEYLDVSDLHSQAVYNPSQGALLKNSFKLTNDSVNSFISIESSDISENEGFHPMRDSKNSLLQVNHKHKNLNNYIPIDGRPNDASFRTTTNHSQSHQIYLPKFPVGYEVNEENVNAFTQIPSADHVFKNSVAITTATTTGHGFHYMADTNMEDSVVQRYVSLQQSNPSVSQTQPLMVQQPPSPPPLPSSLEILKNNVQNLQENSSDKIEISKYNSIASLTSSPPPPPPLPPSLTIITEPTSTLKSESLEAKTSPLPPPPPPLPPSLKFDSEEPKILPLAPPPPPPPPPLLKNLSQDMNMEKGESKNTAENIKPEDDNIPAVPPFLTHLNIQKEDKKLKQIHWIRVNEVAETIWKDNDRDRGIFMELECVGVFDRVKSSFKLKDVIKKKNTDEAKTKDKQQLKSFLSRDLAQQFGINLHLFASCEVSELLEKVLRCDNDINKNITILEFFNKEEFTHISGSVARNYAPYGVDYQTNNEATKDASELERADRIFLELFYNLRAYWAERSQCLLLLHTYEKDYFDLMFKLQRIDDAVQKLMNSTRFKKFLYIVLEIGNFMNKKPAEGILISSLTKLVFIKSSENNNLSFLHFIEKTIRTQFPEVYGFIDDLSKVAELGNVSLDHITMECKEFCTHVNTTVYAVTKGKLSHPEDLHPRDQILKKVKYKISKAKTKSNFLRDQQILTNHSIVKVLKYYGEDPNDRDSKDDFFKNIAEFATLFKKCAKENIYNEEAERLYEQRKYMLDNKLQKNNSSGDDSDLEKNTENDDAVDKLLLKLRGVENKPEPLRRRRSTKLLSNVIEENLEDTIEISLENNKEEKLLKRTHALINDTQKFNQGSL
- the COA1 gene encoding Coa1p (similar to Saccharomyces cerevisiae YIL157C; ancestral locus Anc_5.715), translating into MLKITNKAITRNLLCLSSKRSIVFQATKLRSTISTVETEKIRKPITINDELPDPTEHQFRQRLGFVAFVLSVSSALGLLFNYEKTESPIVVNTIYYLRRSAKTREILGDNIEFDGLIPWVSGKLNQVQGKVNIKFHIKGSNNVVGTVRLVADRNNRDEEFLIHEWTLTVNGQKLDILSEIEGASI
- the ATG44 gene encoding mitofissin (similar to Saccharomyces cerevisiae YIL156W-B; ancestral locus Anc_5.714) yields the protein MTFIGKAIHVSIDLTLLSVCLAGIKRNTGLQFRVDKVEDTNVQRYINKYLNFGESIYDYSVATCGSSSYFSRK